In Lacrimispora indolis DSM 755, a genomic segment contains:
- a CDS encoding amino acid adenylation domain-containing protein — MRNVLEYLEHSASLYPEKIAAEDQITCCSYQELLSNAKRIGSFLADFELPGSPVAVFMDKSVEALTAFMGIVYAGCFYVLINPEQPAARIRQILKVLKAGSVITLGDSSALPEDVGFNGNLFDYQTAVKSGIKEETLQLIRQRSLDIDPLYCNFTSGSTGAPKGVLVSHRSVIDFMEYFPSMFGIVAEDMIGNQAPFDFDVSVKDIYSALKVGATMVIIPKRLFSIPAELLDFLCERRVTTLIWAVSALCLITQLKGFTYKVPSRVNKVLFSGEAMPVKFLTIWQKYLPNASYVNLYGPTEITCNCTYYPVNREFKAHETLPIGKPFPNEKVFLLDPDDKPVTEKCRSGELCVSGTALALGYYNNPEQTKRAFVQNPLNTRYLETIYRTGDLAFYDENGELCFAGRKDFQIKHMGHRIELEEIEAALNSCPLIERACCVFDEEKNRILAFYVGDMKEKEISVEMRKSLPVYMIPSVFCPLRSLPVTANGKMDRKKLLEMEKGKQP; from the coding sequence ATGAGAAACGTATTAGAGTATCTGGAACATTCCGCAAGCCTGTACCCTGAGAAAATTGCTGCGGAAGATCAGATAACATGCTGCTCTTACCAGGAACTGTTGTCAAATGCCAAACGGATCGGCAGCTTTCTTGCCGATTTTGAATTACCGGGAAGCCCTGTCGCCGTCTTCATGGATAAGAGCGTGGAGGCCTTAACAGCATTCATGGGAATCGTATATGCCGGCTGCTTTTATGTCCTCATCAACCCGGAACAGCCGGCCGCACGCATACGGCAGATTCTAAAAGTCCTTAAGGCAGGCTCCGTCATCACCCTGGGTGATTCCAGTGCGCTGCCGGAAGACGTTGGATTTAACGGGAATCTGTTTGATTACCAGACAGCTGTAAAAAGCGGAATAAAGGAAGAAACCTTGCAGCTCATCCGTCAGCGGTCCTTAGATATCGACCCTTTGTACTGCAACTTTACTTCCGGTTCAACGGGAGCTCCAAAAGGAGTATTGGTCAGCCACCGGTCGGTCATTGACTTTATGGAATATTTTCCTTCCATGTTCGGCATCGTGGCGGAAGACATGATAGGAAACCAGGCGCCCTTTGACTTTGATGTGTCTGTAAAGGATATTTACTCCGCCCTTAAGGTGGGGGCAACTATGGTCATCATCCCAAAGAGGCTGTTCTCCATTCCCGCAGAGCTGCTGGATTTTCTGTGTGAACGCAGGGTAACCACCTTAATCTGGGCTGTTTCTGCCCTGTGCCTGATCACCCAGTTAAAGGGATTTACCTATAAAGTTCCTTCCAGGGTCAATAAGGTTTTATTCAGCGGCGAGGCAATGCCTGTGAAGTTTTTAACGATCTGGCAGAAATACCTTCCAAACGCAAGCTATGTAAACCTGTACGGCCCAACGGAAATCACATGCAACTGCACCTACTACCCTGTAAACCGGGAATTTAAAGCTCATGAGACGCTGCCCATTGGAAAACCGTTTCCCAATGAAAAGGTCTTTCTGCTGGATCCGGATGATAAGCCGGTCACGGAAAAATGCCGGAGCGGGGAACTTTGCGTATCAGGAACGGCTTTGGCCCTTGGGTATTATAACAATCCGGAACAGACAAAACGGGCCTTTGTGCAAAATCCCCTTAACACCCGTTACTTAGAGACCATTTACCGGACCGGTGATCTGGCTTTCTATGATGAGAACGGGGAGCTTTGCTTTGCCGGGCGTAAGGATTTTCAGATCAAACACATGGGCCACCGAATAGAGCTGGAAGAGATCGAAGCCGCCTTAAACAGCTGCCCCCTCATTGAACGGGCATGCTGCGTCTTTGATGAGGAAAAAAACCGGATCCTTGCTTTTTACGTAGGTGATATGAAAGAAAAGGAAATTTCAGTTGAAATGAGGAAATCCCTTCCGGTTTACATGATTCCCTCCGTTTTCTGCCCTCTCCGTTCATTGCCGGTCACTGCAAACGGAAAAATGGACAGAAAAAAATTATTGGAGATGGAGAAAGGAAAACAGCCATGA